The following proteins come from a genomic window of Pseudomonas putida:
- the radC gene encoding DNA repair protein RadC — protein sequence MKYHKLKAGEASGTYVMESPVTEADILQMAQQLAMSRLSKGRALTEPKQVFSHLQTLLQYHEYEVFALLLLDSKHRVIGFRELFRGTLDGASVYPREVVKIALEHNAAAVIMVHNHPSGDPEPSQADRTLTATLKNALNMVGTCILDHVVVGHEGCVSLAERGYL from the coding sequence ATGAAATATCACAAGCTCAAAGCCGGTGAAGCGAGTGGCACCTACGTCATGGAGTCCCCCGTCACCGAGGCCGACATCCTGCAGATGGCGCAACAACTGGCCATGAGTCGTCTGTCTAAAGGCCGGGCACTGACTGAGCCGAAGCAGGTGTTCAGTCACCTGCAAACACTACTGCAGTACCACGAGTATGAAGTCTTTGCCCTGCTACTGCTCGACTCCAAACATCGGGTCATAGGCTTTAGAGAACTGTTCAGAGGCACTCTGGATGGCGCGAGCGTGTACCCGAGAGAGGTGGTCAAGATCGCCTTGGAGCACAATGCTGCGGCCGTCATTATGGTTCACAATCATCCCTCCGGTGACCCAGAACCCAGCCAAGCCGATCGGACCCTGACCGCCACCCTCAAAAACGCTCTGAACATGGTCGGCACCTGCATATTGGATCATGTAGTGGTTGGCCATGAAGGTTGCGTCTCGTTGGCTGAACGAGGTTATTTGTAA
- a CDS encoding hydrolase or metal-binding protein, producing MLKGLAITPPVLGRISIGKVVEKNGKRLPEKDDQFTITSQVQSRDGWLLHPLNEELRNGQDGKLRSIPIRLLFNEPDLNFRADYSLFDRTTGRPLCVGNGETCKRLTKDGIQSLPCPSPDGCPLAQGNACKPYGRLNVVIGDDDPLGSFVFRTTGFNSIRTLAARLHYLQAISGNRLACLPLELRLRGKSTRQSHGTPIFYVDITVRSGLSLEDALLAAKQLEETRQASGFDQSALDHAARQGCNNGAFEDSEEDSGSIVEEFFPAAETPPSNAEAKPTAPSKPSLAQKLEAQAIEHSTRPSVQ from the coding sequence ATGCTCAAAGGTTTAGCCATCACCCCGCCGGTACTCGGGCGCATTTCCATTGGCAAGGTCGTCGAGAAAAACGGCAAGCGTCTGCCGGAGAAGGACGATCAGTTCACCATCACGTCGCAAGTCCAGAGCCGTGACGGCTGGCTGCTGCACCCACTCAATGAGGAACTGCGCAATGGCCAGGACGGCAAGCTGCGCAGCATTCCGATCCGTTTGTTGTTCAACGAACCGGACCTCAACTTTCGCGCGGACTACAGCCTGTTCGACCGTACTACCGGCAGGCCGTTGTGCGTCGGCAACGGTGAAACATGCAAGCGTTTGACCAAGGATGGCATCCAATCGCTGCCCTGCCCTTCACCCGATGGCTGCCCACTGGCCCAAGGCAATGCCTGCAAGCCTTACGGTCGGCTGAACGTGGTGATTGGTGATGACGACCCACTAGGCAGTTTTGTCTTCCGCACCACTGGATTCAATAGCATCCGCACCCTGGCTGCGCGCCTGCATTACCTGCAAGCCATCTCTGGCAATCGCCTGGCCTGCCTGCCATTGGAGCTGCGTCTGCGTGGCAAATCCACCCGTCAGAGCCACGGCACGCCGATCTTCTACGTCGATATCACGGTGCGCAGTGGACTGAGTTTAGAAGACGCCCTATTGGCCGCCAAGCAACTGGAAGAAACCCGGCAAGCCTCGGGCTTTGACCAAAGCGCCTTGGATCACGCAGCCCGGCAAGGTTGTAACAATGGTGCTTTTGAAGACAGCGAGGAGGACAGTGGCTCCATTGTCGAGGAGTTTTTTCCCGCTGCTGAAACCCCACCCAGCAACGCAGAGGCCAAACCAACAGCACCGTCAAAGCCATCACTGGCTCAGAAGCTGGAGGCTCAGGCTATCGAGCACAGCACTAGGCCTTCCGTTCAGTAA